The Methanobrevibacter millerae genomic interval TCATGTTGGCTACCTTTCCGTCGATTCCGGCTATTTTTATTGCACCGGCATGTGAAAAGCATTCGTTTGCAGTTTTTCTGCCTTCATCGATATCGCGTATCATCTCCAGGTCAATCGGTCCGTGGACAATGCCCATAGCGCCGAGACAGGCATCGATTGCCCCCTTAATTTTAGAATCCTCAATAAGTATGTCTACGCTGTTGGATGATATGTCCGCAACGATGAAATTTTTCCATCCGGTTTCCTTCAATGCATTATATGAGATGCTCACCTTCTCAGGACTGGCCTGATGTGAATAGGCAGCATTAAACAGCTCGTTCAGTGAAGTTGAATTCTTGTGAAGGCCAGGTATCATGATTGTTGGAATGTTTGAACTTTCAAGTTCGGAAAACACTGATGTTCCGCCTCCGGTAACCTTTCCTGCACCTGCAATAGATAAGATTCCCCTGTCTTCAACCTTGTCAATGGGCAAGATCCTGTTGAATCCGTCACCCATTGCGTAAGTGATTGCCATTAATTTAACAGAGCTAAAATCGCATCTTTTGGACAATTCCTCAATGGCTGACACCTTTCCGCTTTTGGAATCTTCCCTATCGATTTTAAAAACGTCCAGAATTTCCTCATCATCAGACATTATGCAAAAAGAGATGCCGGTAGTACCGTGATCCATTCCAATAAAAGTCATATACAACTCCCCAAACAATATAACTTTTAAAAATTAATAATAAAAAAAAAGTTTAAAGATGAATTTAATCATCTTTTTGTAATCCGCAAGCTTTTCTTAGTCTTTCACCGACAATTTCAATGTCTTTTTGACTTTCTGCAGCTCTCATTTCTTTCAAGTTAGCTCCGTCGGTAGCGTTTTCATCGCCCCATTCTTTTTTGAATGTTCCATCTTGGATTTCAGTTAAAACTTGTTTCATACCGTCTTTTGCTTCTTGAGTAATGATTCTGGAACCTCTGGTTAAACCACCGAATTCTGCAGTGTTACTTACGTCTGTCCACATTCCTGCGAAACCTTTTTCATAGATTAAGTCAACGATGAGTTTTACTTCGTGACAGGTTTCGAAGTATGCGATTTCAGGCTGGTATCCTGCTTCAACTAAAGTTGTGAATCCTGCATTGATCAGTTCGGTAATACCTCCGCATAAAACGGTCTGTTCACCGAAGAGGTCAGTTTCGGTTTCTTCCTTGAAAGTGGTTTCCAAAACACCTGCTTTAGTTAATCCACAGGCTTTTGCCATACCCAATGCGAGCTGTAAAGCGTCACCGGTTGCGTCATTTTCGACTGCTACTAAACCTGGAATACCGAATCCTTCTTCGTAGGTTCTTCTTACCATTGATCCAGGTCCTTTAGGTGCAAACATTACGACATTAACGTCTTCGTTTGGCTTGATTAATCCGAAGTGGATGTTGTAACCGTGAGAGAATGAAATGGTGTTGCCGCTTTCTACATATTGTGCAATCTGTTCATTGTATACTCTTTCCTGGATTTCATCAGGCAATAATATG includes:
- a CDS encoding methanogenesis marker 12 protein, yielding MTFIGMDHGTTGISFCIMSDDEEILDVFKIDREDSKSGKVSAIEELSKRCDFSSVKLMAITYAMGDGFNRILPIDKVEDRGILSIAGAGKVTGGGTSVFSELESSNIPTIMIPGLHKNSTSLNELFNAAYSHQASPEKVSISYNALKETGWKNFIVADISSNSVDILIEDSKIKGAIDACLGAMGIVHGPIDLEMIRDIDEGRKTANECFSHAGAIKIAGIDGKVANMKDQLLENYVNGDEKAKLAIDTLIMTVAMEIAGLDVVCENDIEGIVLTGSVGSATEPFNFEDEINKYFKGKYELRAISKESGAIGAAQIARDVFNGEKEILGIEVDLS
- the ilvC gene encoding ketol-acid reductoisomerase; protein product: MKMYYDADVDTDALEGKTIAVIGYGSQGRAQSRNMADSGLNVIVGARENGSSWNLIQEDGMTVKTIEDAAKEADIIHILLPDEIQERVYNEQIAQYVESGNTISFSHGYNIHFGLIKPNEDVNVVMFAPKGPGSMVRRTYEEGFGIPGLVAVENDATGDALQLALGMAKACGLTKAGVLETTFKEETETDLFGEQTVLCGGITELINAGFTTLVEAGYQPEIAYFETCHEVKLIVDLIYEKGFAGMWTDVSNTAEFGGLTRGSRIITQEAKDGMKQVLTEIQDGTFKKEWGDENATDGANLKEMRAAESQKDIEIVGERLRKACGLQKDD